A region from the Sutcliffiella horikoshii genome encodes:
- the pepF gene encoding oligoendopeptidase F, producing MTMKTTRIITSLLITFILSFTSTLTYAESPTYKSRADIPAEYKWNLQTLYKNETQWKQDVYKAKKLADRFAKKEEKLDSDKQILTLLEDYFELFRLMEKIFVYSRINLDVDISNTSAQALSDEGQNMMIYVVERTAWFSNELQAIEKKEWEKLLESPKLKPYYNHLKDTYEDKIHSLSPEMEKMLIKTMPIVNAPSELFTMMSKDLVLPSFTVRDKVYEMSAPLYSVYMSSKDREVRKAAFQTYYQTLENYQDTFASMLANIVKANNFFATTRNYPSSLEAHLEGKDIDPKVYTQLIDTVEEGLPLFHRYLKLKEKYVGIDDSMHMYDLSAPSPYTKEEKIPYEEAKQIVMKGLSPIGEAYIKTLSKGLSSNWVDVYNTPGKATGAYQIGSYDSHPFVLLNYQGLPSDVLTLAHEMGHAMHSYFSNENQPYQDARYVTFTAEVSSTLQEHLLHKQLMDEATTKEEKIHALYQYLEDFRVTLFRQTQFAEFEKIIHEMGQKEEPLHAEAIKGVYYDLNKKYYGKDMEIDKEIAMEWARVPHFFHSSFYTYQYATSFAASAALAEQLEEGGAEAQNKIVKELFSSGGSLPPIDILKRSGVDMSKKEPIEESLKRFEELVNEFEELLK from the coding sequence ATGACAATGAAAACCACACGAATCATTACATCACTATTAATAACCTTCATTCTAAGTTTCACGTCAACTCTAACCTACGCAGAAAGCCCAACCTACAAATCGCGGGCTGATATTCCAGCCGAATATAAATGGAACCTTCAGACTCTATATAAGAATGAAACGCAATGGAAACAGGATGTGTATAAAGCTAAAAAGCTGGCAGACCGTTTTGCGAAAAAAGAAGAAAAGCTAGACAGTGATAAGCAAATTCTCACCCTTTTAGAAGACTACTTTGAGCTGTTTCGTTTAATGGAAAAAATCTTTGTTTATTCCAGAATCAACCTGGATGTGGATATTAGCAACACGTCTGCTCAGGCCTTATCTGATGAAGGTCAAAATATGATGATCTACGTGGTGGAGCGGACAGCATGGTTCTCGAATGAATTGCAGGCAATTGAAAAGAAAGAGTGGGAGAAGCTCCTCGAAAGCCCAAAACTCAAACCATACTACAACCATCTAAAAGATACGTATGAAGATAAAATACATTCTCTGTCTCCAGAAATGGAGAAGATGCTAATCAAAACTATGCCGATTGTTAACGCACCGAGCGAGCTTTTTACAATGATGTCTAAAGACCTTGTCCTCCCAAGTTTTACGGTAAGGGATAAAGTGTATGAAATGTCCGCACCTTTATATTCTGTCTATATGTCAAGCAAGGACAGGGAAGTGAGAAAGGCTGCTTTTCAAACTTACTACCAGACCCTTGAGAATTATCAGGATACCTTTGCTTCTATGCTTGCTAATATTGTTAAGGCGAATAACTTTTTTGCTACAACGAGGAACTATCCTTCTTCGCTAGAAGCCCATTTAGAGGGGAAGGATATTGATCCGAAGGTATACACACAACTGATTGACACCGTAGAAGAAGGACTTCCGCTATTTCATCGATACCTTAAATTGAAAGAAAAATATGTGGGCATTGATGACTCTATGCACATGTACGATTTGTCCGCCCCGTCTCCTTATACAAAAGAGGAAAAGATTCCATATGAGGAGGCAAAGCAAATAGTTATGAAAGGATTATCGCCGATAGGAGAGGCTTATATCAAAACATTATCAAAGGGGCTCTCTTCCAATTGGGTGGATGTCTATAACACTCCAGGTAAAGCAACAGGAGCATATCAGATAGGATCATATGACTCTCATCCATTTGTTTTATTGAATTATCAGGGGCTGCCAAGTGATGTTTTAACACTGGCGCATGAGATGGGACATGCGATGCATTCTTATTTTTCCAATGAAAATCAGCCTTACCAAGATGCAAGGTATGTGACATTTACGGCGGAGGTTTCTTCTACTTTGCAGGAGCATCTTCTTCATAAGCAATTGATGGATGAAGCAACGACGAAGGAAGAAAAGATTCATGCTCTCTATCAATACTTAGAAGATTTCCGGGTAACGCTATTCCGTCAGACTCAATTTGCAGAGTTTGAAAAGATTATTCATGAAATGGGGCAAAAAGAAGAACCTTTACACGCAGAGGCTATTAAAGGGGTCTATTATGATCTCAATAAAAAGTATTATGGAAAAGACATGGAAATAGATAAAGAAATTGCGATGGAATGGGCAAGGGTGCCGCACTTCTTCCATTCAAGCTTCTATACGTATCAATATGCAACAAGTTTTGCGGCTTCCGCAGCTCTTGCGGAACAACTGGAAGAAGGCGGCGCTGAGGCGCAGAACAAGATAGTAAAAGAACTATTTTCTTCAGGTGGCAGTCTACCGCCGATTGATATTCTGAAGCGGTCGGGTGTGGATATGAGTAAAAAAGAACCGATTGAAGAATCGTTAAAACGGTTTGAAGAACTGGTTAATGAATTTGAGGAGTTATTAAAATAA
- a CDS encoding amino acid ABC transporter ATP-binding protein, translating to MIKIEDLHKSFGKLEVLKGISTQIKEGEVVAIIGPSGSGKSTLLRCMNLLEEPTSGHIWIKEQDVANKKTNINKVRQNLGMVFQHFHLFPHKTVLENLTYAPVSVKGIAKKEAESKGMDLLAKVGLAEKAKEYPNRLSGGQKQRVAIARALAMDPEVMLFDEPTSALDPEMVKEVLEVMKALAHTGMTMAIVTHEMGFAREVADRVLFLDDGMLVEDAPPAEFFTAPKSERAKVFLEKML from the coding sequence GTGATTAAAATAGAAGATTTGCATAAATCCTTTGGCAAACTAGAGGTGTTAAAGGGAATTTCTACACAAATTAAAGAAGGGGAAGTCGTGGCAATCATCGGGCCTTCGGGGTCTGGTAAATCCACTTTACTTCGCTGTATGAACCTATTAGAAGAACCTACATCCGGTCACATCTGGATTAAAGAGCAGGATGTTGCCAATAAGAAAACCAACATCAATAAAGTACGTCAGAATTTGGGAATGGTGTTTCAGCACTTTCATCTTTTTCCTCACAAGACGGTTCTTGAAAATTTAACGTATGCACCTGTTTCTGTAAAAGGAATTGCGAAAAAGGAAGCGGAATCAAAAGGGATGGATCTGCTTGCAAAAGTGGGACTAGCTGAAAAAGCGAAGGAATATCCTAACCGCTTGTCTGGTGGGCAGAAACAGCGTGTTGCGATTGCCCGTGCACTTGCAATGGATCCGGAAGTTATGTTGTTTGATGAACCAACATCTGCCTTGGATCCTGAGATGGTAAAAGAAGTGCTTGAAGTAATGAAAGCACTGGCGCATACAGGAATGACGATGGCTATTGTGACACACGAAATGGGCTTTGCCCGCGAGGTTGCTGACCGCGTATTGTTCCTTGATGATGGCATGTTAGTGGAGGACGCTCCTCCTGCAGAATTTTTTACGGCACCAAAGTCCGAGCGTGCTAAAGTGTTTTTGGAGAAGATGTTGTAG
- a CDS encoding amino acid ABC transporter permease has product MDYILAGVKVTLQVVSLAGIIGFIIGTLLALCKIGRIKLLRIFADVYTSIFRGTPLVLQLMLIFFGLPQATGITFEPVTAAILAFGLNSGAYISEVIRAGIMAVDKGQREAAMALGVPYRQMMKDIILPQALKNILPALMNEYITLTKESAIVTVIGVMDVMRRSFMTASNTYAYLEAFMFAGLIYYVLVMILTFIGKLIERRMRRSD; this is encoded by the coding sequence ATGGATTATATCCTTGCTGGTGTGAAAGTAACACTTCAAGTCGTATCACTAGCTGGGATTATTGGTTTTATCATTGGAACTTTGTTGGCTTTATGTAAGATTGGTAGAATCAAACTACTTAGAATTTTTGCGGATGTTTATACATCCATTTTCCGAGGAACACCGCTTGTTCTTCAATTAATGTTAATATTTTTTGGGCTGCCGCAAGCAACGGGGATAACGTTTGAACCTGTCACTGCAGCCATTCTTGCATTCGGGCTAAACTCTGGGGCATATATCTCTGAGGTAATCCGTGCAGGAATTATGGCTGTTGATAAAGGACAGCGAGAAGCTGCCATGGCCCTTGGCGTACCATATCGCCAAATGATGAAAGACATCATTTTACCGCAAGCATTGAAAAATATCTTACCAGCACTTATGAATGAATATATTACACTTACAAAAGAATCAGCCATTGTTACAGTTATCGGGGTAATGGACGTTATGAGACGTTCTTTTATGACAGCATCGAATACTTATGCATATTTAGAAGCATTCATGTTTGCCGGACTTATCTATTACGTGTTAGTAATGATTCTTACATTCATTGGCAAGCTCATTGAAAGGAGAATGAGACGCAGTGATTAA
- a CDS encoding transporter substrate-binding domain-containing protein has translation MKKWFLYSLISILVVGLLSACGTSGNGDETSGEGEDGKKVLVMGTSADYPPFEYIDTEVGEEIIGFDVDLAKAITEELGYELKVQDMDFGSLITAMKSGNIDLILAGMTPTEDRAKQVDFTDVYYTANHMIVSLKDSNIASLEDLEGKTVGVQMGSIQYDKAEEIAEEVNITIENRDRIPQIVQDLKTGRFDAAIIEDTVMKGFMEKDADLTGFTLESDEEGSAIALPKGSELTEEFNRVLKEMEENGEMEKLINKWFGGEEE, from the coding sequence GTGAAAAAATGGTTTTTGTATTCATTAATTAGTATTTTAGTAGTAGGCTTGTTGTCCGCTTGTGGAACATCCGGTAATGGGGATGAAACGAGTGGAGAAGGTGAAGATGGAAAGAAAGTACTAGTCATGGGGACTTCCGCTGACTACCCTCCATTTGAGTATATTGATACAGAAGTTGGAGAAGAGATTATCGGTTTTGACGTGGATCTTGCAAAAGCTATTACAGAAGAACTTGGTTATGAATTGAAAGTTCAAGATATGGACTTTGGAAGTTTAATTACTGCCATGAAATCAGGTAATATCGATCTTATCCTGGCAGGTATGACACCGACAGAAGACCGTGCAAAGCAAGTTGATTTCACAGATGTATATTATACAGCTAATCACATGATTGTTTCATTAAAAGATAGCAATATTGCTAGTTTGGAAGATTTAGAAGGTAAAACGGTTGGGGTTCAAATGGGATCCATCCAGTATGATAAAGCAGAAGAAATTGCAGAAGAAGTGAATATTACTATTGAAAACCGCGACCGTATCCCACAAATTGTGCAAGATTTGAAAACTGGTCGCTTTGATGCAGCAATCATTGAAGATACAGTCATGAAAGGCTTTATGGAAAAAGATGCAGACCTTACTGGTTTTACACTTGAGTCTGATGAAGAAGGATCGGCAATTGCCCTTCCTAAAGGCAGCGAATTAACAGAGGAATTCAACCGTGTTCTAAAAGAAATGGAAGAGAACGGTGAGATGGAAAAGTTAATTAACAAATGGTTTGGTGGAGAAGAAGAATAA
- a CDS encoding RNA polymerase sigma factor, translated as MDFTTIYNVHYDRVFHVSLSVIRDRQLAEDNVQETFIKAYKKLDSLQESDKVGAWLCVIATRTAIDFVRRERKNKGCPMVLEVLDCLGKEAGHNVEAEVEVKLLKELFDEKMEDFTMEDKKLLVLKMEKGLKEREIAKALEMNPATVKSKIHRARRKLKERMAVELSA; from the coding sequence GTGGATTTCACTACTATATATAATGTGCATTATGACAGAGTGTTTCACGTGAGTTTGTCCGTTATTCGCGACCGCCAGTTAGCTGAAGACAATGTGCAGGAAACTTTCATAAAGGCGTATAAAAAGTTGGATAGTTTGCAGGAGAGTGATAAAGTTGGTGCTTGGCTTTGCGTGATTGCAACCAGAACAGCTATTGATTTTGTTAGACGAGAGAGAAAAAACAAAGGATGTCCAATGGTATTAGAGGTGTTAGATTGTCTCGGAAAAGAAGCAGGTCATAACGTTGAAGCAGAAGTGGAAGTGAAACTGTTGAAGGAGCTCTTCGATGAAAAGATGGAAGACTTTACAATGGAAGACAAGAAATTGCTCGTTTTAAAAATGGAAAAAGGACTAAAGGAGCGGGAAATTGCAAAAGCGTTAGAGATGAATCCAGCAACAGTTAAGTCGAAGATTCATAGGGCAAGAAGGAAGTTAAAAGAACGGATGGCAGTAGAATTGAGTGCTTAA